From Amycolatopsis sp. WQ 127309:
GCTGCGGACCGAACGCCAGCGCGTCTCGGAGATCCGCGACGTCTTCTCGGGCGGCCAGCAGCTGACCGCGGCGATCATCCTCTACTGCACCCTCGCGGCGTTGCGCGCCAACAACCGCGGCAAGGCCCGCAACCGCCACTCCGGCGTGCTGTTCCTGGACAACCCGATCGGCCGCGCGTCCGCCGGGTACCTGCTGGAGCTGCAGCGGGCGGTGGCCGAGGCGCTGGGCGTCCAGCTGATCTACACGACGGGCCTGTTCGACGCGGGCGCGCTCTCGGAGTTCCCGCTGATCGTCCGGCTGCGCAACGACGCCGACCTGCGCGCGGGCCGGAAGTACCTGTCGGTGGACTCGACGGTCCGCAACTCCCTCGACGACCTGGGCGACCCGGACGGCGTCGCGCGGCTCTCGGCGACGCGGATGTTCACCCGCGTCGAGGACGCGCCGGATTCCGCTGAGGACGAACAGCCGGCGTGACGGGAACATCGGGCGGCGGCCGGAGGTTCACCCGCGCATGACGAAGCTGGGGGCGCTGGGCGCCGCGCTGAACACCGCCGAGACCGACGTCGCCCTCGCGACCGCCGTCGAACTGGAAGAACTGGGCTACGACACGCTGTGGCTGCCCGGCGGGCAGGGGAACTCGCTGCCGCTGATCGCCGGGGTCGTCCACGGGACGCAGCGGATCCCGGTGGCCAGCGGGATCCTCTCGGTCGACCGGGTCCCGGCCGCCGAGGTGGCCCAGGCCTACCTCGACCTGCCCGCCGGCCGGTTCATCGCCGGGCTGGGCGGGGCGCACGGCCCGCGTCCGCTGGCCGCGCTGAACGACTACCTCGACGAGATCGAGGACGTCGTGCCCGCGTCCGCGCGGATCCTGTCGGCGCTGGGGCCGAAGATGCTGGAGCTGTCGCGGGCTCGCGCGGCGGGCGCGTACCCGTTCCTGGTGACGACGGACTACGTCGCGTCGGCGCGGGAGCTCCTCGGGCCGGACGCGCAGCTGGCGGTGCTGCTCACCGTCGTCGCCGAGACCGACGCCGCCGCGGCGCGGGAGGCCGTCCGAGGCGGTTCGCTGCGGTTCCTGGCCGGGGTGCCCGGGTACGCGAACAACTTCCGCCGGATGGGCTTCACCGACGCCGACGTCGCGGACCTGTCGGACCGGCTCGTCGACGGCGTCACCGTGTGGGGTGACTTCGACGCCGTCGTGGCGCGGCTGCGGGAGTACCGGGCCG
This genomic window contains:
- a CDS encoding TIGR03620 family F420-dependent LLM class oxidoreductase, coding for MTKLGALGAALNTAETDVALATAVELEELGYDTLWLPGGQGNSLPLIAGVVHGTQRIPVASGILSVDRVPAAEVAQAYLDLPAGRFIAGLGGAHGPRPLAALNDYLDEIEDVVPASARILSALGPKMLELSRARAAGAYPFLVTTDYVASARELLGPDAQLAVLLTVVAETDAAAAREAVRGGSLRFLAGVPGYANNFRRMGFTDADVADLSDRLVDGVTVWGDFDAVVARLREYRAAGADQVVVQLDGLPREWRARLAEALR